One stretch of Arachis hypogaea cultivar Tifrunner chromosome 20, arahy.Tifrunner.gnm2.J5K5, whole genome shotgun sequence DNA includes these proteins:
- the LOC112783607 gene encoding uncharacterized protein: MPDVQALVNDFVNQLKKRKIEGSQATAKQTAEVLRSVISQQRVPHTNQAAALINAVRAVGEQLIAANPVELAVGNIVRRILHIIREEDLSLATAAMAGLGLSVASDDEDDMERSDQPILSAAAVAAAARSTLRPPSLQTLLEDMPDSAAVPHTSSSGGDSEGKSRSVDKGSRGRKLKHDVIEAVNELIQDISTCYEQIAEQAIEHIHQNEVILTLGSSKTVLEFLCAAKEKKRSFKVFVAEGAPRYQGHLLAKDLAARGLQTTVITDSAVFAMISRVNMVIVGAHAVMANGGVIAPVGLNMVALAAQRHAVPFVVLAGSHKLCPLYPHNPEVLLNELRSPSELLDFGEFSDCMDSASGAGSLHIVNPTFDYVPPKLVSLFITDTGGHNPSYMYRLIADYYSADDLVVKGRPTTGS, encoded by the exons ATGCCAGATGTTCAGGCCCTTGTCAATGATTTTGTCAATCAACTTAAAAAacg TAAAATTGAAGGGTCTCAGGCCACAGCAAAGCAGACAGCGGAGGTGCTTCGGTCTGTGATTTCGCAGCAGCGCGTGCCACACACGAACCAGGCTGCAGCTTTGATTAATGCAGTAAGGGCAGTTGGGGAGCAGCTTATTGCTGCAAATCCTGTTG AGCTAGCAGTGGGAAATATTGTGAGGCGTATTTTACACATTATAAGGGAGGAGGATCTTTCCCTTGCAACAGCTGCTATGGCTGGCTTGGGGCTGTCAGTTGCTAGTGATGATGAAGATGACATGGAGCGAAGTGACCAGCCCATTTTATCTGCTGCTGCTGTTGCAGCTGCTGCAAGAAGCACCTTGCGTCCACCATCCTTGCAAACTCTTCTAGAGGATATGCCTGATTCAGCTGCTGTTCCACACACGTCTTCCTCAGGGGGTGATTCTGAAGGGAAAAGCAGAT CGGTTGACAAAGGTTCAAGAGGTCGGAAGTTGAAGCATGATGTCATTGAAGCAGTTAATGAACTTATTCAGGACATATCCACTTGCTATGAACAAATAGCTGAGCAAGCAATAGAGCACATTCATCAAAA tgaggtaaTATTGACCCTGGGCAGTTCAAAAACTGTGCTGGAATTTCTCTGTGCTGCAAAGGAAAAAAAGAGATCATTTAAGGTCTTTGTTGCCGAGGGTGCACCAAG ATATCAAGGGCACCTCCTTGCAAAAGATTTGGCTGCTAGAGGCTTACAAACCACAGTAATTACTGATTCAGCAGTTTTTGCCATGATTTCCCGAGTTAACATG GTTATAGTTGGAGCTCATGCTGTCATGGCTAATGGTGGAGTGATCGCCCCGGTTGGTTTGAATATGGTTGCACTTGCAGCTCAAAGGCATGCTGTTCCATTTGTCGTACTTGCTGGGAGTCACAAG CTGTGCCCTTTGTATCCGCACAATCCTGAAGTCCTACTGAATGAGCTGAGATCCCCATCTGAGCTGCTTGACTTTGGGGAATTCTCAGATTGCATGGATTCTGCTAGTGGCGCTGGCTCTCTTCACATTGTTAATCCAACGTTTGATTATGTGCCACCTAAACTTGTTAGTTTGTTTATTACTGACAC TGGAGGGCATAACCCGTCCTATATGTACCGACTCATAGCGGATTACTACTCGGCTGATGATCTGGTGGTGAAAGGAAGGCCTACTACAGGAAGTTGA
- the LOC112786796 gene encoding nascent polypeptide-associated complex subunit alpha-like protein 1 has product MTAQTQEELLAEHLEQQKLHHDEPVVEDEDDDEEDDDDDDEDDDKDDDGEGHEGEAGRSKQTRSEKKSRKAMLKLGMKPVSGVSRVTVKKSKNILFVISKPDVFKSPTSDTYIIFGEAKIEDLSSQLQTQAAEQFKAPNLANAGPKPESSSIAQDDEDVDETGVDPKDIELVMTQAGVSRPKAVKALKAANGDIVAAIMELTT; this is encoded by the exons ATGACTGCTCAGACCCAAGAAGAGCTTCTTGCCGAGCATCTCGAACAGCAGAAGCTCCAT CATGATGAGCCTGTAgttgaggatgaggatgatgatgaagaggatgacgatgatgatgatgaggatgatgacaAAGATGACGACGGTGAAG GACATGAAGGTGAGGCCGGTAGGTCCAAGCAGACGAGGAGTGAGAAGAAGAGTCGCAAGGCGATGCTCAAACTTGGAATGAAACCTGTGTCAGGTGTCAGCCGCGTCACAGTAAAAAAGAGCAAAAAT ATCCTATTCGTTATCTCAAAACCAGATGTATTTAAAAGCCCAACATCCGACACATACATCATATTCGGGGAAGCTAAGATCGAAGACTTGAGTTCACAGCTACAAACTCAGGCAGCAGAGCAGTTCAAGGCTCCCAATTTGGCTAATGCAGGACCGAAACCTGAATCTTCCAGCATCGCCCAAGATGATGAGGATGTGGATGAGACTGGTGTAGATCCCAAGGACATAGAGTTAGTGATGACTCAAGCTGGTGTTTCAAGACCAAAAGCAGTTAAAGCTCTCAAAGCTGCCAATGGTGATATTGTTGCGGCCATTATGGAGCTCACTACTTGA
- the LOC112786795 gene encoding F-box protein SKIP5, translating into MELDPHMVQNQSDTSLMEEGNWKRCSRKRASSSSSSSSSCSPINNLDDGCLMHIFSFLPPIPDRFNTALVCHRWNYLACHPRLWLRVDRSVKELSEPGVFPSIETAVAASRPGDTILIAAGGVHCVSNIQIKKPICLVGAGELPDDTTLICSRGADSALEFLSTCKLANLTVKAELGCCLLHRKGRLTIDGCILQCETNPLDYLSCPIVSTANSTEVLPLQEKSNGDGVFVSQTRIEGGAKAVLTSGDLSLQRVRVIYARTSLLFWFDVEQM; encoded by the exons ATGGAGTTAGACCCGCACATGGTTCAGAATCAGAGCGACACCTCTCTCATGGAAGAGGGCAACTGGAAGAGGTGTTCCAGAAAGAGagcctcctcctcttcttcttcttcttcttcgtgctCTCCCATCAATAATCTCGATGATGGTTGTCTTATGCACATATTCAGCTTCCTTCCCCCAATTCCTG ATCGCTTTAATACCGCCCTCGTTTGCCACAGATGGAATTACTTGGCATGTCACCCTCGCCTATGGCTTAGAGTAGATCGATCGGTCAAAGAGTTATCCGAACCTGGTGTTTTCCCCAGCATTGAAACTGCTGTCGCTGCTTCAAG ACCAGGTGACACCATTTTAATAGCAGCTGGTGGAGTTCATTGCGTCTCAAACATTCAAATAAAGAAACCAATTTGCTTG GTTGGTGCAGGTGAGCTTCCAGATGACACGACACTCATATGTTCTCGAGGCGCAGACAG TGCGTTGGAGTTCCTTTCCACCTGTAAATTGGCAAACTTAACTGTGAAGGCAGAGCTTGGCTGTTGCTTGCTACACAGAAAGGGAAGGCTAACCATAGATGGCTGCATACTTCAATGTGAAACCAATCCTCTGGACTATCTCTCCTGTCCCATTGTGAGTACAGCCAATAGCACCGAGGTTCTTCCCTTGCAGGAAAAGAGTAACGGCGATGGTGTATTCGTTTCTCAAACTCGCATTGAAGGGGGTGCCAAAGCCGTATTGACAAGTGGCGATCTGTCCTTGCAACGAGTAAGAGTGATATATGCCAGAACTTCACTTCTTTTCTGGTTTGATGTGGAGCAGATGTGA
- the LOC112783299 gene encoding DNA-directed RNA polymerase V subunit 5C, which yields MATNANTTAGECITAFSDNGTVESSRYFHARRTVLEMLRDRGYDVPDSELTRSLAEFRSLYGQIPDAETLRISVSLRSDPSKMVLVVFMGPVDIIKKQTLKSIHDQIPGKGKLNGLLVIVQSKMTSYAKKELMESYPSKVEIFEITDLLVNMAKHLLQPKYEVLTADEKQALLMKHNLEEKQLPLMLKTEAIARYYGWEKGQVVKITHTGGLIHSLVTYRCVV from the exons ATGGCAACCAACGCCAACACCACCGCCGGTGAATGCATTACGGCCTTCTCCGACAACGGAACCGTGGAGAGCTCCCGTTACTTCCACGCCCGCCGGACAGTCCTGGAGATGCTCCGCGACCGCGGCTACGACGTGCCGGACTCCGAGTTGACTCGCTCCCTTGCCGAGTTCCGCTCGCTCTACGGCCAAATTCCCGACGCCGAAACCCTCCGTATCTCCGTCTCACTTCGCTCTGATCCCTCCAAAATG GTACTGGTTGTCTTTATGGGACCCgttgatattattaaaaaacaAACTCTAAAGAGTATACATGACCAGATTCCAGGTAAAGGAAAATTGAATGGACTGCTAGTTATTGTGCAAAGCAAAATGACCTCGTATGCAAAAAAGGAACTGATGGAAAGTTATCCATCTAAAGTTGAGATTTTTGAG ATAACTGACTTGCTGGTCAATATGGCAAAGCATTTGCTGCAGCCAAAGTATGAGGTATTGACAGCTGATGAGAAGCAAGCACTGCTCATGAAACACAACTTGGAAGAGAAGCAG CTGCCACTCATGCTAAAAACTGAAGCCATTGCTCGCTATTATGGATGGGAGAAAGGACAAGTTGTGAAGATCACTCACACTGGTGGCCTCATTCATTCTCTTGTCACTTATCGCTGTGTGGTGTGA